In a single window of the Rhodamnia argentea isolate NSW1041297 chromosome 2, ASM2092103v1, whole genome shotgun sequence genome:
- the LOC115737001 gene encoding protein MKS1, with protein MDSDFPASKSPRRELQGPRPAPLKVRKDSYKIRKPPVAPQQQQQQSSQQLPAPPRPPVIIYAVSPKVIHTNPSEFMSLVQRLTGASSTYLPSPVASGGVSPAARFATVEKAKPPAGKQIRGGGDILEEIESMGQLGHGGVMERTGSIPGILSPGPASLQPIPATFFSPPSDPNPLSFFQDLSPALYSTKNHFGEGSFLLQSPSPFFSPRITSPAPSLDFFSNFFDL; from the coding sequence ATGGACTCCGACTTCCCGGCCAGCAAATCACCGAGGCGAGAGCTCCAAGGCCCGCGCCCGGCGCCGCTCAAGGTCCGCAAGGACTCCTACAAGATCCGGAAGCCCCCCGTGGCtccgcagcagcagcagcaacaatcGTCACAGCAGCTGCCGGCCCCGCCCCGCCCGCCCGTCATCATCTATGCCGTGTCCCCGAAGGTCATCCACACGAACCCTAGCGAGTTCATGTCGCTGGTCCAGCGCCTCACCGGGGCGTCGTCCACGTACTTGCCGTCCCCGGTGGCCTCCGGCGGGGTGTCGCCCGCGGCGCGGTTCGCGACGGTCGAGAAGGCGAAGCCGCCTGCAGGGAAGCAGATCAGGGGCGGTGGGGACATATTGGAGGAGATAGAATCGATGGGGCAACTTGGTCATGGTGGGGTGATGGAGAGGACCGGGTCAATACCGGGGATCTTGTCGCCCGGGCCGGCCTCGCTCCAGCCGATCCCCGCGACCTTCTTCTCGCCGCCGTCGGACCCGAACCCGCTGAGCTTCTTCCAAGACTTGAGCCCGGCTCTTTATAGCACCAAGAACCACTTCGGGGAGGGAAGTTTTTTGCTTCAGAGTCCATCCCCATTTTTCTCGCCTCGGATAACTTCGCCTGCCCCATCTTTAGATTTCTTCAGTAATTTCTTTGACTTGTAA
- the LOC125313704 gene encoding receptor kinase-like protein Xa21: MQYMPYSNLEKWLYPEDKERDASAMDCLHPGRDPLVVYCYLKPGNVLLDDHMVAHVGEDVRLALFLRQTQQEKSMEWEAGHQPVDMSTVSASSCSDILKKPTDQMFEEILNLRIFTSSLNDGDHKVLDIADPRLFANKKASNLMGRNVSSSHFARLDNVSLGSSTKPRNGWFMRCKECVAASIRLGLSCVAPSAKDRPSMREALARLHKIERALLGSIDAC; this comes from the exons ATGCAGTACATGCCTTACAGTAACTTGGAGAAGTGGCTGTACCCAGAGGACAAGGAGCGCGACG CTTCTGCAATGGATTGCTTGCATCCCGGCCGTGACCCTCTTGTGGTCTACTGCTATCTGAAGCCGGGGAATGTCCTTTTGGATGACCACATGGTTGCACACGTTGGGGAGGACGTCCGATTGGCTCTGTTTCTTCGTCAAACTCAGCAGGAAAAG AGTATGGAATGGGAAGCAGGGCATCAACCAGTGGATATGTCTACAGTTTCGGCATCATCCTGCTCGGACATCCTGAAGAAGCCGACTGACCAAATGTTCGAGGAAATCCTGAACCTGAGAATTTTCACGTCGTCATTGAATGATGGGGATCATAAAGTTCTCGACATTGCTGATCCAAGGCTTTTCGCAAACAAGAAGGCTTCCAATTTGATGGGGAGAAATGTCTCCTCGAGCCACTTCGCGCGTTTGGACAACGTTAGCTTAGGAAGCAGCACGAAACCAAGGAACGGTTGGTTCATGAGGTGCAAAGAATGTGTTGCCGCGTCAATCAGGTTAGGCCTGTCTTGTGTGGCGCCATCCGCCAAGGATCGTCCGAGCATGAGAGAGGCCTTGGCGAGATTGCACAAGATAGAGAGAGCTTTGCTGGGCTCAATCGATGCCTGCTGA